The Salvelinus namaycush isolate Seneca chromosome 19, SaNama_1.0, whole genome shotgun sequence DNA window CCTTTCTTTGAAGATGGACCAAATACACTTAACATGTGGGCACCAAGTAGATCTCATTCTTGAATCAGGACGTTAATTTGAAACCAATCTTCTCATTAGGGGAAACAAAAACATTACAATCTGAGAAAAGGCAAAAAAATATCACTTTGGATCCAATGATCTTGACACCTCTGTAGATAAGGAATGAGAAAGGAGAAGGGAGACCAAAATCAAAACACTTGGCCATTTAAATATATCCTTTATGACTACAGAGCGAAATGCCAGTTATGGCCTAATTTCAATTTTTTTGGCACATCTGACTTTTTTCCCCTTTCTCAAAGCAGCAGTCTTCGTGTTATATGGGTCTCTCAGTTACATGGCAGCCATGTTGGAATATTCTGGTTACACGAGGCAACGTAGTAGTTGCTGAAGTTGTGGTCTCGGACGTAGGGCGCCGGCTGGTAGTAGCAGGTGACACTGGAGGCGTCTGGGATGGCGTTCTGCTCAGCCAGCACCCTGAAGGCCGTCAGCGAGATGAGGTTGAGGGTCTGCCGCCTCTCGTGACCCATGAGGCACACCGTGCTCTCGTTGACCACGCGCCGCAGGATCATGAGGTAGTCATACTTGCTCTTCTCCTCACCCACAAAGTGGCTCTGCAGGTAGGCCTCCAACTTCCGTTGCTGCTCACCAATGTCGGGGAAGTCGATGAAGAAGCGGGAGCACATATAACGCTCCAGGCCCTTGAACTCCTCCTCCGAGGTGGGCCGGAAGTCTCTTACCAGTAGGTTGCAGTACTTGAGAAGGCCGCCGCCACGGATCTCCTCCGGCCGCTTGGTGGCGATCAGTTTGTTCATGAGGTGGTCCAGAGAAGCCCCAAAGTCCCCATACACGCTCTCACCCACCACGGTGGGGTGGAAGTGGCTAGACATAGGGTTCTCTGGCGAGAAGTCGTAAAAGGAGAGCAGCGAGTCCAACACGATCTGGAACGAATCCACGCTGAACTCAAACTGCCGGCGGATAGAGTCCACAAACTTCAGCTCCACGTTGCGCCCGTTGTTgttggagagggagatgaggCTCCAGCGGTCCTGCTCTGTATACACCTTGACCAGCTTCTGAACATAGACCTCCTTTAGGGTCATGGGAGTGATCTTCTCCTTGTTCACCCCCTCAGGGAGGAAGTCCAGCAGAGTGCCCAGCACCACATCTTTGACCAACTGGAACCCTGACTCCTGGGGTAGGTCCACCCTGAAGATGATGTCCAGGTCCTTGTAGCTCCAGCCAATGTCCTGCACCAGCACGTGGCTGGCTGTAGAGCCGTTCAGACGAACATCTTTCACTTTAATTCCCCTTAGCTCCAGACGGGTGCGCACCATCTGAACAATGTCTTTCAGCCGCACCTCCAGGGTTGGGAAGTTACCTCGGCCATGGACCGGCACCACTGCTGTCAGGACCTCATTGAGACGGCTCACCTGGTCCCAGCTCAGCACACTGTGGGACACACTCTCACTAGTGGTAGTGCTCATTGTGGACTCTGCCTTGTTAGCCATCTTCTAATTAACTAGGacaggaaaaaaaaaaaattagttTACGAGTACCAAAAACAAGTCGTTTCTGACCCCACAGAACATGCATGGCATGTCTGTGAGGAGATGCCAAAACAGAATGCACTGGAATTCCAGCCTTTGATCACTAGCTACTATGATGCCTCCTGAACTTCTAGAACAGACTGAGA harbors:
- the LOC120064082 gene encoding terminal nucleotidyltransferase 5C-like is translated as MANKAESTMSTTTSESVSHSVLSWDQVSRLNEVLTAVVPVHGRGNFPTLEVRLKDIVQMVRTRLELRGIKVKDVRLNGSTASHVLVQDIGWSYKDLDIIFRVDLPQESGFQLVKDVVLGTLLDFLPEGVNKEKITPMTLKEVYVQKLVKVYTEQDRWSLISLSNNNGRNVELKFVDSIRRQFEFSVDSFQIVLDSLLSFYDFSPENPMSSHFHPTVVGESVYGDFGASLDHLMNKLIATKRPEEIRGGGLLKYCNLLVRDFRPTSEEEFKGLERYMCSRFFIDFPDIGEQQRKLEAYLQSHFVGEEKSKYDYLMILRRVVNESTVCLMGHERRQTLNLISLTAFRVLAEQNAIPDASSVTCYYQPAPYVRDHNFSNYYVASCNQNIPTWLPCN